From Pseudopipra pipra isolate bDixPip1 chromosome 13, bDixPip1.hap1, whole genome shotgun sequence, a single genomic window includes:
- the LOC135421587 gene encoding uncharacterized LOC128031833 homolog has translation MDSLTEQRLTSPNLPAPHLEHYSVLHCTMTLDVQTVVVFAVIVVLLLVNVILMFFLGTR, from the coding sequence ATGGACAGTCTTACAGAGCAGAGGTTGACTTCTCCAAATCTGCCAGCCCCACACCTCGAACACTACAGTGTTCTGCATTGCACCATGACCTTGGATGTTCAAACGGTGGTCGTTTTTGCAGTGATTGTGGTGCTATTGCTTGTGAATGTCATACTCATGTTCTTCCTGGGCACTCgttaa